From a single Flavobacterium sp. genomic region:
- a CDS encoding O-methyltransferase: protein MTIIKSYIKFLFHSKNEHGVHSPFVFDLVTKCFYDNTKYPEYETLKSYRKSLLENKNTIEVTDFGAGSRVFKSNTREIAKIAQTAGITLKNAELLFRIVRYFQPKNVLEIGTSLGLATSALSLGNKNAEIITLEGCPNTLAIAKKMFQVSSFKFPNNTVEFVNTEFNLFFENFKPDSSLKSELAEQTLNSKPQIFNLVYFDGNHSKKATLAYFEALLPTISNDSVWIFDDIHWSADMEEAWKIIKKHPKVSVTIDTFQWGIVFFRAKQEKEHFIINPNKTVSSHLFERIRF, encoded by the coding sequence GTGACTATAATTAAATCCTACATAAAATTCCTTTTCCATTCCAAAAACGAACATGGAGTGCATTCGCCATTTGTGTTTGATTTGGTTACGAAATGTTTTTATGACAACACAAAGTATCCAGAATACGAAACCTTAAAATCGTATAGAAAATCGCTTTTAGAAAATAAAAACACGATTGAAGTTACTGATTTTGGTGCAGGTTCACGAGTTTTTAAATCGAATACCAGAGAAATTGCAAAAATTGCACAAACCGCTGGAATTACTCTAAAAAATGCCGAATTACTTTTTAGAATTGTTCGCTATTTTCAACCAAAAAACGTTTTAGAAATTGGAACTTCGTTAGGATTGGCAACCTCAGCTCTTTCATTGGGAAATAAAAATGCAGAAATTATCACTTTAGAAGGATGTCCGAATACGTTGGCTATTGCCAAAAAAATGTTTCAAGTTTCAAGTTTCAAGTTTCCCAATAATACTGTTGAGTTTGTTAATACAGAATTTAATTTATTTTTTGAGAACTTCAAACCTGACTCGAGCTTAAAAAGCGAACTGGCGGAGCAAACTTTAAACTCGAAACCCCAAATCTTCAATTTGGTTTATTTCGATGGCAACCATTCCAAAAAGGCGACTTTAGCTTATTTTGAAGCCTTACTTCCAACGATTTCAAATGATTCTGTTTGGATTTTTGATGATATTCATTGGTCAGCCGACATGGAAGAAGCTTGGAAAATCATAAAAAAACATCCTAAAGTTTCAGTGACAATTGATACTTTTCAATGGGGAATTGTGTTTTTTAGAGCCAAACAAGAAAAAGAACATTTTATCATCAATCCGAATAAAACGGTTAGTTCGCATTTGTTTGAAAGAATTCGATTTTAG
- a CDS encoding ABC-F family ATP-binding cassette domain-containing protein produces the protein MNYLSVENISKSYGERVLFDNVSFGINKDQKIAFIAKNGSGKTTIMNMINGLDEPDTGQVVIRKEINMAFLSQNNNLQDELTIEENIFASDNEILKVIERYEKALENPNDEEAYQRAFDDMDRHNAWDFETQFKQILYKLKLEDLKMKVKNMSGGQKKRLSLAIILISKPDLLILDEPTNHLDLEMIEWLEDYFAKENITLFMVTHDRFFLERVCNEIIELDNGKIYQYKGNYSYYLEKKEERLASENASIDKAQNLFVKELAWMRRQPKARTTKSKSRQDDFYVIKEKAESRRKENVVELEINMERMGSKIIEMVKLNKNFPDRTILKDFSYSFQRGERIGIIGKNGTGKSTFLNILTQTIQPDSGKVIIGDTIKIGYYTQSGINPKPGQKVIDIIKEYGEYIPLTKGKIISASQLLERFLFDAKKQYDFVEKLSGGELKRLYLCTVLIQNPNFLILDEPTNDLDIVTLNVLESFLLDFPGCLLVVSHDRYFMDKIVDHLFVFRGEGEIEDFPGNYSDFRSYEDSAEPKNLNSVSTEKVSWKEKNTTSAGLNFNEQKEFNKIEKEIKDLEYNKKQIEQEFADGKVTDDKIEAKANELQKIIKSLEEKEERWFELSSKME, from the coding sequence ATGAATTACTTATCAGTCGAAAATATCTCAAAATCCTATGGCGAACGCGTGTTGTTTGACAACGTTTCTTTTGGAATTAATAAAGACCAAAAAATAGCTTTTATCGCTAAAAACGGTTCTGGAAAAACCACCATTATGAACATGATTAATGGTTTGGATGAGCCTGATACAGGTCAAGTGGTGATTCGAAAAGAAATCAACATGGCGTTTTTGTCGCAAAACAATAATTTGCAAGACGAATTGACCATTGAGGAAAATATTTTTGCTTCGGATAATGAAATTCTGAAAGTCATTGAACGCTACGAAAAAGCCCTAGAAAATCCGAATGATGAAGAAGCGTATCAAAGAGCTTTTGACGATATGGACCGCCACAATGCTTGGGATTTTGAAACGCAATTCAAGCAAATTTTGTACAAACTGAAGTTAGAAGACTTGAAAATGAAAGTCAAAAACATGTCGGGTGGACAAAAAAAGCGTTTGTCATTAGCGATTATTTTGATTAGTAAACCTGATTTATTAATTTTAGACGAACCAACCAATCACTTGGATTTAGAAATGATTGAATGGTTAGAAGATTATTTTGCAAAAGAAAATATCACGTTGTTTATGGTAACGCACGACCGTTTCTTTTTGGAACGTGTTTGTAACGAAATTATCGAATTAGACAACGGAAAAATATACCAATACAAAGGCAATTATTCGTATTATTTAGAGAAAAAAGAAGAACGTTTGGCTTCTGAAAATGCGAGTATCGACAAAGCACAAAACTTATTCGTAAAAGAATTGGCTTGGATGCGCCGTCAACCAAAAGCTAGAACTACCAAATCAAAATCACGCCAAGATGATTTTTACGTGATTAAAGAAAAAGCGGAAAGCCGTAGAAAAGAAAATGTAGTAGAGCTCGAAATCAACATGGAGCGTATGGGAAGCAAGATTATCGAAATGGTAAAATTGAACAAAAATTTCCCTGATAGAACCATTTTAAAAGATTTTAGCTATTCGTTTCAACGTGGTGAACGCATTGGAATTATTGGTAAAAACGGAACAGGAAAATCGACTTTCTTAAACATTTTAACCCAAACCATTCAACCTGATTCGGGTAAAGTGATTATTGGTGATACGATTAAAATTGGGTATTACACGCAAAGTGGTATCAATCCAAAACCAGGACAAAAAGTCATCGATATCATTAAAGAATATGGCGAATATATTCCGTTGACGAAAGGAAAAATTATTTCTGCTTCGCAATTATTGGAACGCTTTTTATTTGATGCGAAAAAGCAATACGATTTCGTAGAAAAATTAAGTGGTGGCGAATTGAAACGTTTGTATTTATGTACAGTTTTGATTCAAAATCCGAATTTCTTGATTCTGGATGAACCAACGAATGATTTAGATATTGTAACCTTAAACGTATTAGAAAGCTTCTTATTGGATTTTCCAGGATGTTTGTTAGTAGTGAGTCACGATAGATATTTCATGGACAAAATTGTGGATCACTTATTTGTTTTCAGAGGCGAAGGTGAAATTGAAGATTTCCCAGGAAATTATTCTGATTTTAGAAGTTATGAAGATTCGGCTGAACCAAAAAATTTAAATTCGGTTAGTACTGAAAAAGTAAGTTGGAAAGAAAAAAATACTACTTCAGCTGGTTTAAATTTCAATGAGCAGAAAGAATTCAATAAAATTGAAAAAGAAATCAAAGATTTAGAATACAACAAAAAACAAATCGAACAAGAATTCGCCGACGGTAAAGTAACTGATGATAAAATTGAAGCAAAAGCAAATGAATTACAAAAAATCATCAAATCTTTAGAAGAAAAAGAAGAACGTTGGTTTGAGTTGAGTTCGAAAATGGAATAA
- a CDS encoding XRE family transcriptional regulator yields MEEIKAILIKRIYDLFIEKYEGNKSKFAKDVGCDEKTIRLIFDHNQGMTMNLFFKISKALAVEPSELIKDLKIKE; encoded by the coding sequence TTGGAAGAAATAAAAGCTATTCTGATTAAAAGAATTTATGATCTCTTTATTGAAAAATATGAAGGGAATAAATCTAAGTTTGCAAAAGACGTTGGGTGTGATGAGAAAACAATTCGACTTATTTTTGATCATAATCAAGGAATGACAATGAATTTATTCTTTAAAATTTCAAAAGCACTAGCCGTTGAGCCTTCAGAATTAATCAAAGATTTGAAAATAAAAGAATAA
- a CDS encoding type II toxin-antitoxin system RelE/ParE family toxin codes for MYSIHWSKLAEITFSEEMDFIFEKWNQKEVDKFGLLVQNCLQSISENPKIGKNESENQVYSFVISKQTTIYFKISEIELRIDLILFWNNKKNPILLDKYLNY; via the coding sequence ATGTATTCGATTCATTGGTCAAAATTAGCAGAAATTACTTTTTCTGAAGAAATGGATTTTATTTTTGAAAAATGGAATCAAAAAGAAGTTGATAAATTTGGACTTTTAGTTCAAAATTGTCTTCAATCAATTTCTGAAAATCCAAAAATTGGAAAAAATGAATCTGAAAATCAAGTATATTCTTTTGTGATTTCAAAACAGACAACTATTTACTTCAAAATTTCAGAAATAGAATTAAGAATTGATTTGATTCTATTTTGGAACAATAAGAAAAATCCAATTTTACTTGATAAATATCTAAACTATTAA
- a CDS encoding glycosyltransferase family 2 protein — translation MQLSIIILNYNVRYFLEQCVFSVQKALEGIDSEIIVIDNASSDDSCEMMKTKFPHIKLIENQDNLGFPKANNIGVAQANGEYICILNPDTVVAEDTFSKILNTKNWQLNTGIIGCKLIDGAGNFLSESKRGVPTPWVAFTKIFGLYKISNYFGKYYAQHLSENESGKVDILVGAFMMMKRELYLKVGGFDENCFMYSDDIDLSYLVLKAGKSNYYFHETSVIHYKGESTVRDGTYMKRFRQAMQFFYKKHFKKSWFFDVIMQAGTVVFSLLKKNQQKNEVRNIDEYIVFTKENLKLELSKKTTYLSDFNHFEHQSQKNIEIIFDTTSFSFTEIITFMKLNKSKNISFKNYILSSNYLIGSNNSNDRGQIRLL, via the coding sequence ATGCAACTATCCATAATCATTCTCAACTACAACGTCCGCTATTTTTTAGAGCAATGTGTTTTTAGTGTTCAAAAAGCATTGGAAGGCATTGATAGCGAAATTATAGTCATTGATAACGCTTCTTCTGACGATAGTTGCGAGATGATGAAAACCAAATTTCCGCATATCAAACTAATCGAAAACCAAGATAATTTAGGTTTTCCAAAAGCAAATAACATCGGAGTTGCTCAAGCAAATGGTGAATACATTTGTATTTTGAATCCAGATACGGTTGTTGCTGAAGATACTTTTTCTAAAATACTGAACACTAAAAACTGGCAACTGAACACTGGAATTATAGGTTGTAAATTAATCGACGGTGCTGGAAATTTCCTTTCCGAAAGTAAACGTGGCGTTCCAACTCCTTGGGTAGCTTTTACTAAGATTTTTGGATTGTATAAAATTTCAAATTATTTTGGAAAATATTATGCTCAGCATTTGTCCGAAAACGAATCTGGGAAAGTGGATATTTTAGTTGGTGCTTTTATGATGATGAAACGCGAATTATATTTAAAAGTTGGCGGGTTTGATGAAAATTGCTTTATGTATTCGGATGATATCGATTTAAGTTATTTAGTTTTGAAAGCTGGAAAATCGAATTATTACTTTCACGAAACTTCGGTGATCCATTATAAAGGAGAAAGTACCGTTCGAGATGGAACTTATATGAAGCGTTTCCGTCAAGCGATGCAATTTTTTTATAAAAAACATTTCAAAAAATCTTGGTTTTTTGATGTGATAATGCAAGCGGGAACTGTTGTTTTTAGTTTGTTGAAAAAGAATCAGCAGAAGAATGAAGTCCGAAATATTGACGAATACATTGTTTTTACAAAAGAAAATTTGAAGTTAGAACTATCAAAAAAAACGACTTATTTATCTGATTTTAATCATTTTGAGCATCAATCTCAAAAAAATATAGAAATAATATTTGATACCACTAGTTTTAGTTTTACTGAAATTATTACTTTTATGAAGTTAAATAAGTCTAAAAATATAAGTTTCAAGAATTATATTTTAAGTTCTAATTATTTAATAGGAAGTAATAATTCTAATGATAGAGGGCAAATAAGATTGTTGTAA
- a CDS encoding dihydrolipoamide acetyltransferase family protein produces the protein MAKFELKLPKMGESVAEATVTNWLKKVGDKIEMDEAVLEIATDKVDSEVPSEVAGTLVEILFNTDDVVQVGQTIAIIETEGGAVASTPDVKADTPVAVAEVAKEVESAKETVAPADFSTSDKFFSPLVKNIAKEEGISLAELETIAGSGKDGRVNKEDLLNYIKNRGSQTSVQSSTSSIQSTPVAQNSKPVTSNPQPVSVNGGDEIVEMDRMRKLISGYMVASVQTSAHVQSFIEVDVTNIVKWRDKVKAAFEKREGEKLTFTPIMMEAVAKALKDFPGMNISVDGDFIIKRKNINLGMAAALPNGNLIVPVIKNADQLNLVGMAKAVNDLGNRAKAGKLKPDDTQGGTYTVTNVGTFGSIFGTPIINQPQVGILALGAIRKVPAVIETPEGDFIGIRQKMFLSHSYDHRVVDGALGGSFVKRVADYLEAFDVNRDF, from the coding sequence ATGGCAAAGTTTGAATTGAAATTACCTAAAATGGGTGAAAGTGTTGCTGAAGCAACCGTAACCAACTGGTTAAAAAAAGTTGGCGATAAAATTGAAATGGATGAAGCAGTTCTTGAAATAGCTACTGATAAAGTAGATAGTGAAGTGCCTTCGGAAGTTGCAGGAACACTTGTTGAAATTTTATTTAATACCGATGATGTAGTTCAAGTAGGACAAACTATCGCTATTATCGAAACCGAAGGTGGTGCTGTTGCATCAACTCCAGATGTTAAAGCAGACACTCCAGTTGCAGTTGCTGAAGTTGCTAAAGAAGTAGAATCAGCAAAAGAAACTGTTGCTCCAGCAGATTTTTCAACATCGGATAAATTCTTTTCGCCATTAGTAAAAAATATTGCAAAAGAAGAAGGAATATCTTTAGCCGAATTAGAGACAATTGCTGGTTCTGGTAAAGATGGTCGCGTAAACAAAGAAGATTTATTAAATTATATCAAAAATAGAGGAAGTCAAACTAGTGTTCAGTCTTCAACTTCAAGTATTCAGTCAACTCCTGTTGCTCAAAACTCGAAACCCGTAACTTCAAACCCGCAACCGGTTTCTGTAAATGGTGGGGATGAGATTGTGGAAATGGACAGAATGCGTAAGTTGATTTCGGGTTACATGGTAGCTTCGGTTCAAACTTCGGCTCACGTACAATCGTTCATTGAAGTTGATGTTACTAATATCGTAAAATGGAGAGATAAAGTGAAAGCTGCTTTCGAAAAGAGAGAAGGTGAGAAGCTAACTTTTACTCCAATTATGATGGAAGCGGTTGCAAAAGCTTTGAAAGATTTCCCAGGAATGAATATTTCAGTTGATGGTGATTTTATTATTAAACGTAAAAATATCAATTTAGGAATGGCTGCTGCTTTACCAAACGGGAACTTAATTGTTCCTGTAATTAAAAATGCTGACCAATTAAACTTAGTTGGAATGGCAAAAGCAGTAAACGATTTAGGAAACCGTGCTAAAGCAGGAAAATTAAAACCAGACGATACGCAAGGCGGAACATATACAGTTACAAATGTAGGAACTTTTGGTTCTATTTTTGGAACGCCAATTATCAACCAACCACAAGTAGGTATTTTAGCTTTAGGAGCCATTAGAAAAGTGCCTGCGGTTATTGAAACCCCAGAAGGTGATTTCATTGGAATCCGTCAAAAAATGTTCTTATCACACTCTTATGATCATAGAGTAGTTGATGGAGCGTTAGGAGGAAGTTTCGTGAAACGCGTTGCAGATTATTTAGAAGCTTTTGATGTAAACAGAGATTTCTAA
- a CDS encoding YARHG domain-containing protein has product MKFLYPLICILFLTISCKEAIKNERKFVAEQTFEEIQFVEPKVSNSLVVNSKEDLLGYWVGDFNANLSDEEMDTIYGNEKYSNLITRKITFSIDEIKGDSIIGHSISAGNISPFKGVLFENTSGFTMQVDEFKKAKTDGNFSIQIKKTDSVMKGNWEAYKQSELMIYKRNFDLKKKLFVYDKAQNLDMTFFDTDKSKEYVYATDTIDGKVEEYIDNEYYATTEKLFEKNASNEELTSDFVSNLSKADIFILRNSIFARHGFAFRDKQLRVYFEQFDWYMPVFGDIKDELTEIEKKNIDLLLRYEQNAEEYYDTFGR; this is encoded by the coding sequence ATGAAATTTTTGTATCCATTAATTTGTATCTTATTCTTAACTATTTCTTGTAAAGAAGCAATTAAAAATGAAAGGAAATTTGTAGCAGAGCAAACTTTTGAAGAAATTCAATTCGTAGAACCAAAGGTTAGTAATAGCTTAGTTGTGAATAGCAAAGAAGATTTGTTAGGTTATTGGGTGGGCGATTTTAATGCTAATTTATCGGATGAAGAAATGGATACAATTTATGGAAACGAAAAATATTCAAACTTAATTACTAGAAAAATCACATTTTCGATAGATGAAATTAAAGGTGATTCTATCATTGGACATTCAATTTCTGCTGGAAATATTAGTCCGTTTAAAGGTGTATTGTTTGAAAATACATCCGGTTTTACAATGCAAGTTGATGAGTTCAAAAAAGCAAAAACCGATGGAAATTTTTCAATTCAAATTAAAAAGACCGATTCTGTTATGAAAGGAAATTGGGAAGCTTACAAACAGTCTGAATTAATGATTTATAAACGAAATTTTGATTTAAAGAAGAAACTTTTTGTTTATGATAAAGCACAAAACTTAGACATGACTTTCTTTGATACAGATAAATCAAAAGAATATGTTTATGCTACAGATACAATTGATGGGAAGGTTGAAGAGTATATTGATAACGAATATTATGCAACTACAGAAAAGTTGTTCGAAAAGAACGCTTCAAATGAAGAATTAACTTCTGATTTCGTTTCCAATTTATCAAAAGCCGATATTTTTATTCTCAGAAATTCAATTTTTGCCCGTCACGGATTCGCTTTTCGCGATAAGCAATTGCGTGTTTATTTTGAACAATTTGATTGGTATATGCCAGTTTTTGGGGATATTAAAGATGAATTAACCGAAATCGAAAAGAAAAATATCGATTTACTACTTCGTTATGAGCAAAATGCGGAAGAATACTATGATACTTTTGGAAGATAA
- a CDS encoding DUF2306 domain-containing protein: MITLQYIPYDTDVAFLRIKQEVIVLNHYKIAFFTHVYTSIFLMIFGAFQFSNYIQRKYIKLHRISGRIYVGILLLLSGPSGLVMSYYANGGLLAQVSFLLLSTFWMLFTFLSLYFILKKQVIKHQKFAIRGFALTLSAISLRLFKYLLVFFFEPLPMDAYSIAAWSGWTFNLLVAEIIIYYKFSRISK; encoded by the coding sequence TTGATAACACTTCAGTATATTCCATATGATACTGATGTAGCTTTTTTACGAATTAAACAAGAGGTAATTGTTTTAAATCATTACAAAATTGCTTTTTTCACACATGTGTACACGAGTATTTTTTTGATGATTTTTGGTGCATTTCAGTTTTCAAATTACATTCAAAGAAAATACATAAAATTACATAGAATTTCAGGAAGAATTTATGTTGGAATCCTTTTGTTGCTTTCTGGACCAAGTGGTTTGGTAATGTCATATTATGCAAATGGTGGGTTGTTGGCACAAGTTTCTTTCTTGTTATTGTCAACTTTTTGGATGTTATTTACTTTTTTGTCTTTGTATTTTATTTTGAAAAAACAAGTGATTAAACACCAAAAGTTTGCTATCCGTGGCTTTGCATTGACCTTATCTGCAATTTCACTTCGATTGTTCAAATATCTATTAGTCTTCTTTTTTGAACCTTTACCAATGGATGCCTACAGTATTGCCGCCTGGTCTGGTTGGACTTTTAATTTATTGGTTGCCGAAATAATTATTTACTATAAATTTTCAAGAATTAGTAAATAA
- a CDS encoding 3'-5' exonuclease, whose amino-acid sequence MELKLTRPICFFDLETTGIDVARDRIVEISIFKVYPNGNKESKTWLVNPTIPIPPQTTAVHGITDEKVANEPTFKELATQVHNMIKDSDLAGFNSDRFDIPLLAEELLRAEVDFDMKNRVSVDVQTIFHKMEERTLSAAYKFYCGQSLENAHSAEADTMATYEILKSQLDRYENLENDMKSLSEFTTRKKSVDFAGFIALNNEGKEIFTFGKHKGALVDDVFDKEPGYFGWIQNADFPLYTKKVLTAIKLRKLNTK is encoded by the coding sequence ATGGAATTAAAATTAACACGCCCAATCTGCTTTTTCGACCTTGAAACCACTGGAATTGATGTAGCAAGAGACCGAATTGTAGAAATCTCAATATTTAAAGTTTACCCCAACGGAAATAAAGAAAGCAAAACTTGGTTGGTAAATCCTACGATTCCAATTCCGCCACAAACTACTGCTGTGCACGGAATTACCGATGAAAAAGTAGCCAATGAGCCAACTTTCAAAGAATTAGCAACGCAAGTTCATAACATGATTAAAGATTCTGATTTGGCTGGATTTAATTCGGACAGATTTGATATTCCGCTTTTAGCCGAAGAATTATTGCGTGCTGAAGTTGATTTTGATATGAAAAACCGAGTTTCTGTCGATGTACAAACCATCTTTCATAAAATGGAAGAAAGAACGTTGAGTGCGGCTTATAAATTCTATTGTGGGCAAAGCTTAGAAAACGCACACAGTGCCGAAGCAGATACAATGGCAACGTATGAAATCTTAAAATCACAATTGGATCGTTATGAGAATTTAGAAAATGATATGAAATCGTTATCTGAATTTACAACGCGAAAAAAATCAGTTGACTTTGCTGGATTCATTGCTTTGAATAATGAAGGAAAAGAAATTTTTACTTTCGGAAAACACAAAGGTGCTTTGGTAGATGATGTTTTTGATAAAGAGCCAGGTTATTTTGGTTGGATTCAAAATGCTGATTTTCCGTTATATACCAAAAAAGTTTTGACGGCTATTAAATTGAGAAAGTTAAATACTAAATAG
- a CDS encoding fumarylacetoacetate hydrolase family protein has product MKIICIGRNYADHISELNNERPTEPVIFMKPDSAILPNKNPFVIPAFSNDIHHEVEILVKICRVGKHIDAKFAHKYYEEIGLGIDFTARDVQSKLKEKGLPWEKAKAFDHSAVIGNFISKKNYSSLENINFELKSNQVTVQEGNTSLMLWKIDELIAYVSQYFTLKIGDIIFTGTPKGVAKVTEGDVLEGFIEGESMFKIQIR; this is encoded by the coding sequence ATGAAAATAATTTGCATTGGGCGTAATTACGCTGATCATATTTCAGAACTTAATAATGAGAGACCAACAGAACCAGTAATCTTTATGAAACCTGATTCTGCTATTTTACCAAATAAAAACCCATTTGTAATTCCTGCTTTTAGTAATGATATTCATCATGAAGTAGAAATTTTGGTTAAGATTTGTAGAGTAGGAAAACATATTGATGCTAAATTTGCTCATAAATATTATGAAGAAATTGGTTTAGGTATCGATTTTACCGCTCGAGACGTGCAAAGTAAACTGAAAGAGAAGGGATTGCCTTGGGAAAAAGCTAAGGCATTTGACCATTCAGCGGTAATTGGAAACTTTATATCGAAAAAAAATTATTCTTCGCTAGAAAATATTAACTTTGAGTTAAAATCAAATCAAGTCACAGTTCAAGAGGGTAATACAAGTTTAATGTTGTGGAAAATTGATGAGTTAATTGCATATGTTTCTCAATATTTTACACTAAAAATTGGAGATATTATTTTTACAGGTACTCCAAAAGGTGTTGCCAAAGTTACAGAAGGTGATGTTTTAGAAGGTTTTATAGAAGGAGAATCGATGTTTAAAATTCAAATTAGGTAA
- a CDS encoding histidine kinase: MALQYNLAKVYEISENDIEFALQIVTLFFEEVPAEIKAIKIAIEEKDFDKAYASCHKIKPTLDLLGMDLAYEENLQIITWAKAEGKRKEIKEVFKSLKDRVELAVKEIKKDFKL; this comes from the coding sequence ATGGCTTTACAATACAATTTAGCAAAAGTTTATGAGATTTCTGAAAATGATATTGAATTTGCTTTGCAAATCGTAACATTATTTTTTGAAGAAGTTCCAGCAGAAATTAAAGCCATAAAAATTGCGATAGAAGAAAAAGATTTCGATAAAGCCTATGCTTCATGTCATAAAATCAAACCTACATTAGATTTATTAGGAATGGATTTAGCTTATGAAGAAAATCTTCAAATCATAACTTGGGCTAAAGCCGAAGGTAAAAGAAAAGAAATTAAAGAAGTATTCAAGTCTTTAAAAGATAGAGTAGAATTAGCAGTAAAAGAAATAAAAAAAGATTTTAAACTGTAA
- a CDS encoding CinA family nicotinamide mononucleotide deamidase-related protein: MKAAIVTIGDEILIGQIVDTNSSYIAKALDKIGIATHEMLSISDDKQHILDTFHSLQNKVEVIIVTGGLGPTKDDITKKTFCDYFQDSLVENEAVLAHVKSIIEGFYKRPITQINREQALVPTKAKVLFNQVGTAPGMWMEKENTVFISLPGVPYEMKYLIDNEVIPNLVQKFERPYIVHQTIMTYGRGESMIAEQIEDWENNLPHFIKLAYLPSPGKVRLRLTARGGNEELLKNEIKQQVEKLDLLIGDVIVGYNEDEPIEVVLGRLLTKNNLTISTAESCTGGKIAATLTAVSGASNYFKGSVVSYATETKINVLGIDIEFVEKYGVVSTEVASEMVKSVQKIMTSDYAIATTGNAGPTKGDAQADLGIVYVAIATPNAVFVEEFNFGQPREKVVDRAVSKALELIYKEILKK; the protein is encoded by the coding sequence ATGAAAGCTGCTATAGTAACCATTGGCGATGAAATTCTTATTGGCCAAATTGTTGATACGAATTCTTCCTACATCGCTAAAGCGTTAGATAAAATCGGTATTGCAACGCATGAAATGTTGTCAATTTCAGATGACAAACAACATATTTTAGACACCTTCCATTCGCTTCAAAATAAAGTAGAAGTTATTATTGTAACTGGGGGATTAGGCCCTACAAAAGATGATATCACTAAAAAGACATTTTGTGATTATTTTCAAGATAGTTTAGTTGAAAATGAAGCTGTTTTAGCACATGTAAAATCAATTATTGAAGGGTTTTATAAGCGACCAATTACACAAATTAATAGAGAACAAGCATTAGTTCCAACCAAAGCAAAAGTGCTTTTTAATCAAGTAGGAACTGCGCCAGGAATGTGGATGGAAAAAGAAAATACTGTTTTTATTTCGCTACCAGGTGTTCCTTATGAAATGAAATACTTGATTGATAATGAGGTGATTCCAAATTTAGTTCAAAAATTTGAGCGCCCCTATATTGTCCATCAAACCATTATGACTTATGGTCGTGGGGAAAGTATGATTGCGGAGCAAATTGAAGATTGGGAAAATAATTTGCCACATTTTATTAAACTTGCTTACTTGCCTAGTCCAGGAAAAGTTAGGCTAAGATTAACTGCAAGAGGAGGAAATGAAGAGTTGTTAAAAAATGAAATAAAACAACAAGTTGAAAAACTAGATTTATTAATTGGTGATGTAATTGTTGGATATAATGAAGATGAACCAATCGAGGTTGTTTTAGGAAGATTGTTAACGAAAAATAATCTTACAATTTCAACAGCCGAAAGTTGTACGGGAGGAAAAATTGCAGCAACTTTGACGGCGGTTTCTGGAGCTTCAAATTATTTTAAAGGAAGCGTAGTTAGTTATGCTACTGAAACAAAAATAAATGTATTAGGAATTGATATTGAGTTTGTTGAAAAATACGGAGTTGTTAGTACAGAAGTAGCTTCAGAAATGGTAAAATCAGTTCAAAAAATAATGACTTCCGATTATGCAATTGCTACAACCGGAAACGCAGGACCAACAAAAGGTGATGCGCAAGCCGATTTAGGCATTGTTTATGTTGCTATTGCTACGCCAAATGCTGTTTTTGTAGAAGAATTTAATTTTGGTCAACCACGTGAAAAGGTTGTTGATAGGGCGGTTAGTAAAGCATTGGAATTAATTTATAAAGAAATTTTAAAAAAATAA
- the rpmB gene encoding 50S ribosomal protein L28, whose amino-acid sequence MSRVCELTGKRAMVGNNVSHAMNKTKRKFSVNLVKKRFYIPEEDRWVTLKISTAALKTINKNGIAAVLKNAKANGFVKSV is encoded by the coding sequence ATGTCAAGAGTTTGTGAACTTACAGGTAAAAGAGCAATGGTAGGGAACAATGTTTCTCACGCTATGAATAAAACAAAGAGAAAATTCTCTGTTAATTTAGTAAAAAAACGTTTTTACATTCCTGAAGAAGATAGATGGGTAACGTTGAAAATTTCAACTGCTGCATTAAAAACTATTAATAAAAATGGAATCGCTGCTGTATTGAAAAATGCAAAAGCTAACGGATTTGTAAAATCTGTATAA